The genomic DNA TAGTCACCAAGGGAGGTGGGCTCACTTCAACTCACATGCcaaataaatcataatataatCTTCATATAATCTGAGATATCAACCATATTCACCTCTATTCTTATCAACGGAGCCACCCATGGGGTGTTAAAGCAAGTCTTGTTCTTCAATGTATAAAAAATAGCTTCACTTGTGCCATTCTCGAGGGGAGAGGCCTCTGGCAATGCACTTGAACAAATTTTATACCCACTACTAAATATAGTAATGAAttgaaaacaatatatatatatatatattgtaaataagagattcataaaacaaaaattcacGTCAAAGcatcaacaacaaaaaaagCCTAGGCATACCGTGACTCACAATGATACtaaaggagaagaaaacaaatatatacaaatatacaacTGTCAGAAGACGTTTTCAATGAATGATCATAGAAACGATAAGACTTGAGAAACGAACACTAGTAGAAAACAGGATAGAAAGAGAACTGACCAAATCAAGAAGCCACAGAATCTCATTGCAACGCAAACATACACATAAGATTGGTGCATGAGCATCTACCCACCCTCGTAGAGAAAAACAGAACGACTCAGTGGAGAGGGGAGAATTGCTCAACCGAGAGCTACCAGGAGTGTAGCGCAGCTCTAAAGGGACTAGGGGAAATGAATGGTGACAATCAGGCCTACACAACACACTGAACCTGATGTGTTAGTTGGGATGCCAATCGCTCCTGGTCTCAAAAGCATTTGTTGAAGCATTTTCTCTAGATGAAGCATACCAATGCTTGTAAAACTAACTGGTTGGCAACCTACCAAGGACCCTTGCCACTTCATCTAGTTGCAGCCCATGTCACACTGGACTCCAATCAACGCTAGAGCCATCCAAATTTATTCGATCGATGAAAAAAGATTAACACATTAATTAACCATAATAGAACAATCAAAGAACAAATGACTGTGACAAAGTAATGGAtgatgatattatatatatatatatatatatatataaataaaagaagcgTGCACATTGGATTGGATGCTTTTGAAGCCTGCACCTAAGAAAAGTCCTACTTTTCTACCACCAATTTTTTTGTTGGTTCGACAAGTAACCCTAACTTCTAACGgccaaatttaatattaatgtaaCAATTGCCTTTCAAGAGGAACCCGCCAAATTAGTTCGTCTTAATTAGACATCGGTAATTTTTTGCACATTCACACTTACCCCGCCCCCCGCCACCCTCCTTTTTGtcgtggaaaagaaaaaaaaacagtgGCTTTGACGATGTACCattaaattataccaaaaaagGTTTGAATTATATGTAATGAATGAATACCTAcgtatattattattattctgaAACCAATTAACAGTAGCTAGTGTATTAAGCTTAATTTTCCTTGTGCTGGACTAATTAAGCTCCCCATCTTAACTCCTCGGGCCACGAGAGATAGTGACGGCCACCCCACCTTCCCACACGCATACGACCcaccaaagaaaagaaaacctaATCTAATTGTTCTTACACCACCAAATGTTGAAGACTTTGAGAACTTGGGATGCTCCAAAGTGTTAAAAGGAGAGTTCACTAGCTAGAAGAAGACCAAAAGCTTCCCAGTTCACAACACAACCCTAGCCATAAAAAAAAAGCTAGCTAGGTTTCGAAGATTTGAGGATGAATATATTGTGGCTGTGATATTGTTGTTGTGCTGAGCTTtataatatgtgtatatatatatataactcacAGCACACTTACTGACATATACAGAATCAATATGTTAGTTCTGTTTCAGTCTCCAAGtgctttattcttcttcttctcctcttttgcGTGTGCTTGATCCTATCTAAGGGGTTTTTGCATCTGTTCTTTGTTCTCCTCACTTTGATTGCTTCTTTTGTGTTCTTTTTGATTCATATTATCTTCAATCATCGATCCTTGTCTCCTTCCTCCTCtctatatatctctctttactTGATTCCGTAAGCTACTACTTACTGCATCTTATTCTCCTCAAGCCCCCTCCAAACCCTATTTCTCAGTCAAACGTTTCATAGATTTGCCTTCACTCAAAGAAACTAGTAGCTGAAACAAAGAAAGGCTAAACAATTGGCATCAGAGCCGATTTCTTAagaagtggtatcaaagccgattACTTGACAGTTAGACTTTTCAGTTTCTCAGTTCATAAGGCTGGCTAATCGGTGGTGGACTGGAGTTCAGGTGGGGCTGCCGAGCATCCACCCGGCAGATACTTCACCGATGAATGAAAAGAGCGTCAGAAGCGCTTGCCATGGCGACGAAGACGAAGACAGAGACAACCGCGACGAGCCTAAAGATGGGGCGGTCGAGGTGGGTGCTCGAAGGCCCCGTGGCAGGCCTCCCGGATCCAAAAACAAACCAAAACCTCCCATTTTTGTCACCCGAGATAGCCCCAACGCGCTTCGCAGCCATGTCATGGAGGTGGCCGGAGGATCCGACATCGCCGAGAGCATCGCCCAATTCGCCCGGCGGCGCCAGCGAGGAGTCTGCGTTCTAAGCGGAAGCGGGTTAGTGGCCAATGTGACGCTAAGGCAGCCGACTGCCCCAGCGGCTGTGGTGACGCTTCACGGAAGGTTTGAAATTCTTTCTCTGACTGGAGCCTTCCTGCCGGGTCCATCGCCGCCGGGAGCCACCGGCCTGACGGTATATCTGGCCGGCGGGCAGGGGCAGGTGGTGGGGGGCTGTGTAGTCGGTCCACTTGTTGCGGCCGGGCCAGTTATGGTTGTTTCGGCTACTTTCTCAAATGCAACCTTTGAGAGGTTGCCtcttgaagatgatgatgaagggGGTGGCACTGGGCAGGTTGAATTAGCCCCCGCAACCGGCGGTTCATCTCTGGCGGTTGGCCGGGCACAACAGCACCAGGGTCTGCCTGATCCCTCTGCTCTTCCATTTTACAATTCGACTCCAAGTTTAATGCCTAACGGTGGGCAACTTAGCCATGAAGCCTACACTTGGACTCATCCCAGACCTCCATATTGATCAAAATAGGGAGAGAATTGCAGTGATCCGATTGGATGGATCGCCAATTATTAGGAAGATagagtaataatatataacttcATCATCCGATCGATGTTTCTGTGTTCTGCTGTACCGCtaggtttaaataaaaagaaaggaggAGTGTAGAAGAGAAGACAATACACTACTGCTCTTCTGTATATTACTTATATAAGTTTGTGTTGCTTCCTATTTGGTGCTGCAAATAAGAAAGGGAAAGATGGTTTACATCTTTTAGATTATTGCCCGACATagaaatgcatatgtatattaagcttcctgtgtgctttcaataaattaataagtggtttattttttcttgttccAAATAATGTCAGAACTGCCGGTGCTTATTTTATGCATTGCTTTCTCCattcatgaatttatttattcttttaatctGTTCTTTCCCTTTTCTGGGTATAATATTCAGTGATCATTGCTTCTTTATGTTTTATATGATTTGAGGAATCCAGTTCCAGGGCCCAGAAATATAATATGGAACAAGATACATGGTAAGGGGATATTTATCCTTCACCTTCTTCAAGCATATGTGCAACTTCTTTCACCCTAGAGATTgcagtttttgtttttctttttcctttgggTTTTGTTTCACATATTTGCATTATTAGGGCTGAAAACACACAGATCAAATAAACACATAACATGGGCACATCCATGAGTGTGCTGGAAGTGATGATGGGGTTACTTATCACCAGCATCAATTAGTTTTCTATTCTTTTCATcactttgattttttctttcctattcCTTTTTCTCATTCCTCAGCAAAAGTTTTTAACATATTCTCGGCTGTGGGGAAGCCGCCAGGCTTACTAGGTTTTACCCTCATTGCCTATTCAAATTAAATCGTCTAATGTTCTAGAGCATTAATTCCCATAGAATTAACTACATGTTTTTTCCTTACAGTACTTGCAAAGTTCCCATTTCTCTAGCATTCTGTACTTCTGAGTTTCTAACTCAAGCAGATACATTTTAGCTATGTATGAGCAATCACCTGGCTGGCATGTGGAGAGAGCTGTATATATGGAACCTTTATGAAGGTTAATGGtaagagtgtgtgtgtgtgtgtgtctctctctctctttctctccccctctctctctatatataatatgcatacaGATAACTCAACAAAGGCTGAGATTATAATATTCACCGAAGTGGGACTCTCTGAATGCTTTATCTTGTTCTTTTGATAGCCAAATCTTCTCTCTAGCGTCTTGATTCAAAGCCCAAACTGTAGACAAATCAGTAGCAATTTAATTAGGGTCTTAATTAAATTGCTAACGAGAAAATTCACAAACTATCTCCAAGCTTTTGACGAAGTTTTAGGGCTATGCCGACCCTCGCTTGGGcacatatatacaaattatGTAGATGAATTATAATGAATAAGAATTTATTAACTAACTACACATTCTAGACA from Diospyros lotus cultivar Yz01 chromosome 4, ASM1463336v1, whole genome shotgun sequence includes the following:
- the LOC127798985 gene encoding AT-hook motif nuclear-localized protein 20-like, coding for MNEKSVRSACHGDEDEDRDNRDEPKDGAVEVGARRPRGRPPGSKNKPKPPIFVTRDSPNALRSHVMEVAGGSDIAESIAQFARRRQRGVCVLSGSGLVANVTLRQPTAPAAVVTLHGRFEILSLTGAFLPGPSPPGATGLTVYLAGGQGQVVGGCVVGPLVAAGPVMVVSATFSNATFERLPLEDDDEGGGTGQVELAPATGGSSLAVGRAQQHQGLPDPSALPFYNSTPSLMPNGGQLSHEAYTWTHPRPPY